The region GCTGCGCGCAGCGCTCCTGCAGAGCGAACGGTACGCCGGCAGCGGCGACACGCATCCGAAAGGCGTGCTGATCGAGGTCGCCCTGTCCGATGCAGCGGCGTATCTCGCGCTGCCGAGGCAATGGGGGTTGACGCAGCCCGGCGGGTCGGTAGGTGGCGCGCACGCCGGCTACCGGGTCTACGCGTGCAAGGATGGACGGGTGGCGGTGGCGGCCCTGGAGCCGCATTTCGCGGCGGCACTGTGCGCCGCCGCGGGAGTGCCCGCGAGCGACATGCGCGCGATGTTCGCGCCCGCCACGCACGAAACCATCGCAGCCTTCCTGGCCACCCGCACGTGCGGGGAGCTGGACAGGCTGGCGATGGAGAAGGACATCCCGCTGCACACGATGGCAGCGGGACCGGCCTGAGCCTTACTGGCGCGGTTCGCCGCGGTCGTTGACCATGACGGTCTGGCGGCTCGGCGCTTCGGTCATCTGGACGTGGTGTTCCACGCCGCGGAAGACGTAGGCGACGTCGTAGTACGCCGGCGTCGTGCTGGCGACGTTCTCGCAGCGGCGCACGTCGTTGTACCCCTGGACCGTGCTGCCGCCGCCGGTGTTCGCGCCGATGGCCGCGCCTGCAACGGCGCCGACACCCGTCGCCGCGTCGCGGCCGGAGCCGCCGCCGATCTGGTGGCCGATGATGCCGCCCAGCAGGCCGCCCACGATGGCGCCGCCCACGTTGGGCTGGTTGCCCTGCGTCACGGCCTGGCGCTCCACCCAGCAGCGCTGGTTCGGCGGGCCGACGATGGCGTGCACCGAGCTGATCGGCGCTTCGAACAGGCGTTCCTGCGGGCGGCGGCGGAATTCCGGCGCGGGGGCGGGAATCACGGCGACGGGTTCCGGCGCTTCGTTGCGGTACACGCGGCGATCATCGACCTTGCGGACCGAGAAGACGCGGTCGTTCATGCCCATGTCGCGCAGGGAGGCGTAGCTGCCGCGGCGCAGGACCATGCAATTGCCTTCGAAACGGGGCTGGTCGCAAACTTCCCAGCGGCCGCGCTGGACGACCACGGAGCTGGCCATGTCGCCGAAGCCTGCCCGGCTCATGTTGCGCACGGGCTGGTCGGTCGTGAAGGACCGGCCGCGGTAGCCGTCGTGCTCGTAGAAGGTGACCTGGGCCATCGCCTGCGATCCCAGGACCACGGCGGCGGCGCCGAGCACCGCTTTGAGTTTGAAGTTCATGGTTGTTTTCTCCTGTTGAGACATCCACCTTAGGCCATCAGGGGCAACGGCTGTGTAAGACATCCTCACCAATCAACGCGCGACATCCGACTATGGCCTAATGTCGGGTTTGCAAATTTAAGTAACTGGAGATTCCTTCATGGGCAACAAGATCGTCACCGAAGCAGACCGCAAGCGCACCCCGGCAGTGAAAGTGCAGGAAGGCATCGCGACCAAGCAGCGCAAGGGGCAGGGCCAGAAGGTCAGCCTCGAGCGCGGCACCGCCACCCGCAGCAAGAAGAACCCGGGCAAGCGTCCCCACAAGGGCGGTTGAGCAGAGCGGGCCGGGGCGGCTGACCGCCGCACACCGGCTTCCAGCGCCGTCCTACAACCGGGGCGCTGCGTTGGCGTAGGGTGCTGGCATGGCACCCTCAAGCACACGAACCCTCTGGAAAGGCGCGATCAGCTTCGGTCTCGTCTACATCCCCGTCACGCTCCACTCGGCCACCGAGGAGCACCGGCTGAAATTCAACCTGCTGGACAAACGCTCCATGAACCCCGTGGGCAACCAGCAGGTGAACAAGTCCACCGGCAAGGCGATGCAAAAGGAAGACGTCGTCAAGGGCTTCGAGTACGAGAAAGACCAGTACGTGGTCGTCACGCCCGAAGAGATCAAGGCGGCGCTGCCCAAGTCGACCCAGACGATCGAGATCGAATCGTTCATCGACGCGGGGCAGATCCCCAGCACCTACTACAACAAGCCGTACTACGTCGCCCCGGCAGCCAAGGGCAACAAGCCCTACCTGCTGCTGCTCGAGACCTTGCGCAAGACTGGGAAGGTGGGCCTTGCGAAGGTGGTGATTTCCACCCGGCAGCACCTGGCTGCGCTGTTCCCCGCCGAGGACGGCCTCGTGCTGGAGCTGCTGCGCTGGCACGACGAGGTGCGCGACACCGCAGGCCTGCCGCTGCCCAAGGGCGACGACGCGCACGTGTCGCCGAAGGAATTGAAGATGGCCGAGCAGCTCGTGACCGAGCTCGCCGACAAGTGGAAGCCCGAGTCCTTCCACGATGAATTCCGGGAGAAGCTCGAGAAGGTCGTGGAAGCGAAGGTCAAGGCCGGCAAGGGCGAGCACATCGTGAAGCCCATCGAGGGCGAGGAGATGCAGTCCAGCGCCGACATCATCGACCTCACCGAGCTCCTGCGCCGCAGCCTGCGCAAGGGCGGCGGCAAGGGCGCCGCGAACGACGAGGCGGACGAGGCCGAAGCCGAAACGCCGGCCCGCAAGCCCCCCTCGCGGCGCAAGGCCGCCAACGACGAGACCCCGTCGCGCACGCGTGCCGCTGCCGCCGCGAAGACCAAGCCCCGCGCCAGCGCGAGCGTCAAAGCCAAACCCCGCAAGAAGGCCGCATGACGATGAAGAAAGACGACACCCTCACCCTCCTCCTTTCCTTCGCCGCGGGCGCCGCCGTCACCTGGTGGGCCGGCAGCATGCTCCTGGCGCCGCGCGGCACGCGCCTCGTGCCCGTGTCCGCGCGGCCTGCCGACGATGCGCGGCTGCGCAAGGACGTGCGCGCCAGGCTCGATGAGCTCGTGAGCCATCCGCGCGCGATCGAGGTGGAAGTGCACGAGGGCGAAGTCCGCGTCAGCGGACAGGTGCTTTCGGGGGAACTCGACGGCCTGCTCGTGCAGCTGACGCGGGTGCCCGGTGTGCGGCGGGTTCGCAATGCGCTCGCCACCCTGAGCGACCCCAGCGGTTTCGGCGAAAGTGTCTCAGCCGTCTGAGCGCGTGCGCAGGCGTGTAGTCCGTGACGCACGCGCAGGGACGCGCCGCTCCCGCACAGCCGGGCCCAGCCCGGCGTTAGGCTGAATCCTTCCAACCGAAAAGGAGTTCAGCATGAACAAGGATCAAGTCAAGGGCCGTCTCAAGGAAGCCGCAGGCGAGGTGCAGGAACATGTGGGCCGCGTCACCGGCAACGATTCCCAGGAGGCCAAGGGCCACGCCAAGGAGCAGGCCGGCAAGGTGCAGAAGAACTACGGCGACGCGAAGGACACCGTGTCCGATGCCGCCGACGACATCAAGTCGGACCTGAAGTCGGACATCCGGCGCAACGACAAGATCTGACGATGCGCCCCGCGGGGGTTTGTTAAGCTCCCTGCTTGACCTCTCCCGCAGTCCCTCCAACGCCGCCCCAGGGCGGCGTTTCCACGCCTCCCCCTTCCGGGGGCCTGTCCACCCAAACGCTCCTCGCCTTCGCGTGCTTCTTCAGCGGCGCGGCGCTGCGGGTGTGCGACTCGCTCATCCCCCGCCTCGCGAGCGATTTCCAGGTGACGCCCGGCACCGCCGGCCAGGTCATCATCGGCTTCGCCGTGGCCTATGGCCTGATGCAGCTGGTGTTCGGTCCGCTCGGCGACCGCTACGGCAAGGCGCGCATGGTCTGCGTCGCCCTCTTCGGTTGCGCCGCGGGAGCCGCCGCCTGCGTCTTCTCGCCGGGCTTCGGCTTCCTCGTGGGCACGCGCATGGTGTGGGGCATGGCCGCGGCGGGCGTGGTGCCGCTCGCGATGGCCTGGATCGGCGACGCCGTGCCGTATGCAGAACGGCAGGCCACCCTCGCCCGCCTTCTCACGGGCACCCTGTCCGGGATGATGGCGGGTCAGCTGGCGGGCGGCCTCTTCGCCGATTCCGCCGCGGGCTGGCGCGGCGCCTTCGGCACGCTGGCCGCCGGCTACGCGGTCGTCGGGCTCCTGGTGCTGGTCCGCGTGCGCTCCCAGGTGGCCGCGCCCGCGTCATCGCACGCCGCGCAGCCGTTCGGCAGGCAGCTCGCCTCCGTGCTGGCCATGCCCTGGTCGCGCTACGTGCTCATCGCCGCGCTGCTCGAAGGCATGCTGCTGCTGGGCCCGCTGGCTTTCCTGCCGGCGTACCTGCACGCGCGTTTCGGCATCACGCTGTCGGTCGCATCCGCGGCCATCGCGCTCTATGCCGCAGGCGGCCTCGTGTACGCCATGACGGCACGCCGCATCGTCCAGCGCTTCGGCGAACGGCGCATGGTCGCGACGGGGGGTGTGCTGATGGGGCTGGGCTTCGCGGCGTGGTTCGCTTCGCCGTGGTGGCAGGTCGCCGCTCCCGTGGCGCTGCTGGTGGGATTCGGGACCTACCTCTTCCACAACACGCTGCAGACGCACGCGACTCAGATGGCGCCGCAGGCGCGCGGGACGGCCGTGTCGCTGTTCGCGTTCTGCCTGTTCACGGGCCAGGCGGCCGGTGTCAGCGTGTCGGGTTGGGTGTTCGACCGGCTGGGCGCCGCGCCATTGCTGGCGGTGCCCGCGGCCTTGCTGCCCTTGACGGGCTGGTGGTTCGCCCGCGCCTTGCGGCTGCGGGCGGAACGGGCCTAGATCAGGTCGAAGGGCTCTCGGCGCGCTGGTGACGCTTCTTGCCGGCGGCGCGGGCTTCTTCGCTGCTGAACTGGTGCGCACGGCCGGAGGCGTGGGCGGCGCGGCCACCCAGGCTGGCGATCTCGCGCTTCTTCTCCGGCGACATCGCGGCGAAACCGCGGGGACGGCGCTGTTCTTGCGGAGCGGCGGTGGTGATGATTTCCTGCATTGCGAACTCGCTTTTTCGATGAATGGGAAGCTGATCCTGAGCCAAGCTCAGCCGTCCTCGTGTAGGACGGCGCCTCACCATGATGTCCGGATGAGGCTGTCAACTGAAGGAAAGGCCTTCAGCTTCCCGTCAGCGTGGCTTGCGCAAGGCCTTGGCAGGGGGTTTGGCGCTTCCCGTGACGCGCGGCGGCAGCCCCGTGTGCTGGGTCAGCAGGCGCCCTTTGGCAGGCGATGCGGGCCGGGCGGCGAGCGGCGTCGAGTTCTTGCGGCGCGCGCTCTGGTAGCTGCCGTCCGTCACCGGCTGGAACGACGGGATCAGGTGGTGCTTGCCGTTGCCGATCAGGTCGGCGCGGCCCATCGCCTTGAGCGCCTCGCGCAGGAGGGGCCAGTTGTTCGCGTCGTGATAGCGCAGGAAGGCCTTGTGCAGCCGGCGGCGCCGCTCGCCGCGCACGATGTCCACGGTGTCTTCGTCGGTGGCCGTGCGGCGCACCTTGCGCAGCGTATTGCGGCCGGAGTGGTACATCGCGGTCGCCGTGGCCATGGGGCTCGGATAGAAGGTCTGCACCTGGTCGGCGCGAAAGCCGTTCTTCTTGAGCCAGAGCGCGAGGTTCATCATGTCCTCGTCGCTCGTGCCCGGGTGCGCGGCGATGAAGTACGGCACGAGGTACTGCTTCTTGCCCGCCTCGGCGCTGTACTTCTCGAACATCGCCTTGAACCTGTCGTAGCTGCCGATGCCCGGCTTCATCATCTTCGTGAGCGGCCCCTGCTCGGTGTGCTCGGGCGCGATCTTCAGGTAGCCGCCGACGTGGTGCTGCACGAGCTCCTTCACGTACTCGGGCGACTGCACCGCGAGGTCGTAGCGCAGGCCCGAGCCGATGAGGATCTTCTTCACGCCCTTCAACGCCCGCGCGCGGCGGTACATGTGGATCAGCGCGGAGTGGTCGGTGTTCAGGTTCGAGCAGATGCCCGGGTACACGCAGCTCGGCTTGCGGCACGCGGCCTCGATCTCCGGGGACTTGCAGCCGATGCGGTACATGTTCGCCGTCGGCCCGCCGAGGTCCGAGATGACGCCGGTGAACGCGGGAATCCTGTCGCGGATCTCCTCGATCTCGCGGATCACGGAGTCTTCGCTGCGGCTCTGGATGATGCGGCCTTCGTGCTCGGTGATCGAGCAGAAGGTGCAGCCGCCGAAGCAGCCGCGCATGATGTTCACCGAGAAGCGGATCATCTCCCAGGCGGGAATCTTGGTCGCGTGCTCATGGCTGCCGTTCTCGTCCGCGTAGCGCGGATGCGGGCTGCGCGCATACGGCAGGCCGAACACGTAGTCCATCTCGGCGGTGGTCAGCGGGATGGGCGGCGGCGTGAGCCACACGTCGCGGTCGCCGTGGGCCTGCACGAGCGAGCGCGCGTTGCCCGGGTTCGTCTCCAGGTGCAGCACGCGGTTGGCGTGGGCGTACAGCACGGGGTCGCCCTTGACCTGGTCGTACGACGGCAGGCGGATCACGGTGCGGTCGCGATTGAGCTTGATGCGGGGATTGGGAACGAAGGTGAGCGCGTGGGGGGCTTCGGCGGGGGCGCCCGTGCCCTCCTCCTTCGCGCACGTCTCGCCCTGCGCCTTCGCCTGGTCCGACGTCGTGAGGTACGGGTTGATGTGGTCCTCCACGCGGCCCGGCTGGTCGACCTGAGTCGAATCGATTTCGATCCAGCCTTGCGGAGTTTCGCGGCGGAAGAACGCGGTGCCGCGTACGTCCGTGATCTGCTGCACCGGCTCCTTCGCGGCCAGCCGGTGCGCGATCTCCACGATCGCGCGCTCGGCGTTGCCGTACAGCAGCAGGTCGCACTTCGCGTCCACGAGGATGGAGCGGCGCACCTTGTCCGACCAGTAGTCGTAATGCGCGATGCGGCGCAGGCTGCCTTCGATGCCGCCCATGATGATCGGCACGTCGTTGAAGGCCTCGCGGCAGCGCTGCGAGTAGACGAGCGATGCGCGGTCCGGCCGCTTGCCGCCGACGTCGCCGGGCGTGTAGGCGTCGTCGCTTCGGATCTTGCGGTCCGCGGTGTAGCGGTTGATCATCGAATCCATGTTGCCGGCCGTGACGCCGAAGAACAGGTTCGGCTTGCCGAGGGCCTTGAACGGCTCGGCGCTTTGCCAGTCCGGCTGGGCGATGATGCCCACGCGGAAACCCTGCGCCTCGAGCACGCGGCCGATCACCGCCATGCCGAAGCTGGGGTGGTCCACGTAGGCGTCGCCCGTGACGACGATGACGTCGCAGCTGTCCCAGCCCAGCGCGTCCATTTCGGCGCGCGTGGTCGGCAGGAATTTCGCCGTGCCGAAACGCGACGCCCAGTACTTGCGGTAGCTGGTGATCGGCTTGGCGGCGCGCGCGAAAAAGGAAACGTCGACGGGGGCGTTCATGGGCTCTCTGGGGGGAACCCGCGATTGTACTTTCGGCTACCCCAGAAAGCCACTTCTAAGGGTATTGCTACCTCTGCAGCTGGCCCCGGATTTCGCCCCCGGGGTGCTTGGCCGTGTGGATGTTGACGTACCAGTTGCCTGCCGCGAGTTCGGCCATCTGGGCCGGCGTGAGCGAGGTCTTGCCCTCGGCCGAGGTCGCGTTGGGAACGCCCGCGAAGGGCACCAGCACCCCTGCGTTCCTGCCGGCCGGCGCCGGGCCGTGGATGTGGCCCGCGGTGGCGGGACCGCTCAGGCCGCTGAAGCTGACCTTCCACGTCATCTCGTTGTTCTTCGTGTCGACGCGAAGCTCGGCGGTCCCCGTGCCCTTGCTGTCATTGGCAGGCACTTCCTGCGCTCCCGAGAGCGTGGCCTTGTAGACCTGCATGCTGGAACCCATGCCCATCTGCGCGCAGCCCGCGAGGCCGAGGGTGAGCGCACCGGCGAGTGCAGCGAGTCGCAGGACGGCGTGGCGTTTTTTCATGTGTTTCTCCAGGTTGGATATCGGGCAGGTGATTCTCGACACGTGGCGATGCCACCCACGCTAGGACATACCCGGTGCAAGGGAAGTTCACGGATGAGCTCGCCCGACCGAGCAGAATGTCGCGATGACTTCCTCACCCGACAAGGCTTGGGCACCTGTGCTCGCGTTCTGGCGCGAGGCCGGACCGTCGAAGTGGTTCAAGAAGGATGCTGCTTTCGATGACCGCTTCCGCGGCGCCTTCCTCGCCCGGCACGAGGCGGCCGCGCGCGGCGAACTGGACGGCTGGGCACAAAGCGCCGAGGGGGCGCTGGCCCTGCTGATCCTGCTCGACCAGTTTCCGCGCAACAGCTTTCGCGGCACGCCGCGCATGTTCGCGACCGACGGCAAGGCCCGCGACATCGCGCGGCAGTCGCTGGCTGCGGGATGGGACGTGCAGGTCCCCCCCGAGCTGCGCAACTTCTTTTATCTCCCGTTGATGCATTCGGAGGCGCTCGCGGATCAGGATCGCGCCGTGGCACTCACGCAGGCGCTGGGCGGCGAGCACCAGCGCTTCGCCCTCATGCATCGCGACATCATCGCGAGATTCGGCCGCTTCCCGCACCGCAACGCGGTGCTGGGACGAAGCACCACGCAGGAGGAGCAGCGCTTCCTCGACGAAGGCGGCTTCGCCGGCTGAGGCGCTCAGAGGATCCCGAGCCCCGCGAAGGTGCTCAGGGCGTGGCCGCCCTTTTGCGGCGCGGGCGTGAGGCTCACCTGCGCCAGGTCGGAGTCGTGGAAGTACTCTTCCATCAGCAGGCAGCCGGAGGTGTCGGCTTCCACCGAATCGCGCACCAGCTCATACGTTTCGGGGGACACCGCGATGCTGCCCGTGGCCGCCGTGGCGGCGACCTGCGCGGCCATGCGCGTGGCCGGCCCGACGAGCGTGCTCGCGACCTGGAAGCCGCAGCGGAAGGTGCCGATCTCGCCCACGCCGGTGTGGATGCCCATGCGCACGTGCAGGTCCTGCGCGCTGCGCTGCAGCTCCATCGCCATCTTCACGCACGCGGCCGGGTCGTCGAACCAGATCGCCGCGGCGCCGTCGATGAAATGGTCCACGTGTCCTCCATGGCGCATCGCCAGCCATTCGGCTTCCGCGGCGAAGCTTTCGCGCTCGCGCTCGTTCCACAGGCGCTGCTCGCCCTGCTCCGCATGCAGGACGGTGAGCTGCCGCGATTCGAATTCGATGCCGTGCGTGCCATCGCCGTGGAAGAGGGCCTGCCACTCCTGCGGCGGGAGGTGGCGCGCGAGTTTTTCCGAAAGTGCCTCGATGCGGCGCGAGCGCTCGGTCGCGCGCACGTGCGCGTCCACGCGCAGCACCACCTGGCCCGGATCCACCGGCTTGGTCAGATAGTCGACGGCGCCGAGGTCCAGCCCCAGCCGCTCGTCGTGATGCGTCGCGAGCGCGGTGAGGAAGATGACCGGGATGTTCGCTGTGGGCGGGTGCTGGCGGATGCGACGCAGCACTTCGTAGCCATCCATGTCCGGCATCATGATGTCCAGCAGCACCATGTCGGGCGGGTTGGCCGACATCAGCACGCGAAGCGCGTCCTTGCCCGACGCCGCCTGCACCACGTCGTAGCGGTCCTCGAAGAGGCCGTTCATGAGGAACAGGTTGTCCGGCATGTCGTCGACGACAAGGATGCGCGGGACTTTGGTCGACTCGGTTTGCTGGTTCTGGCTCATGGTCACCCTCGGGGTTGATTGGTAACAGAATGAGACCATGCGCAAGGAAAGCGCCACTAGGCAAAACTGGACGCCGCCTTAGGGAAATTTCCTAGGGGCCCGGCGTGCCCGGAAAAGCTACCCATCGAGTTCGGGATACCTGCGAAAGATGCCGTCCTCGTTGAACGGAATGCGCCGCTCGCTCGCGAGGTAGGCCGCGATGCGGCGATGGCGGGCCACGCCGTCATGCAGGGCCCCCACGAGCGGCGCCTTCTTCATTGCGCGCTTCGTGGCCTTTGGGAACGCGTAGTACAGCCCTTCCACAGCCTGGAAGAGCGACAAGTCCGCATAACTCAGCTTCGCGCCGACGAGATGCGGGTCCTTGCGCTTCGCGTTGCGCGGATTGCGCTCCAGGATCGCCTCGAACCAGCGCAGGAACTTTGGGATGCGCTCCTTGCGGAACTCGCCCGCGCGCCTCAGCGCCTCCTTCTTCTGGTCCTCGTAGTAGAGCCCCGCGCCCACGGGATGGTGCGTGTCGTGCGCCTCGCTCACGAGGTCCGCGATCGTGAGCTGGATCTGGTGCGTCCACAACTGGTCGGCCTCCGACTTGCCGGCCAGCCCCAGGCGAGGGCCGAGGTACAGCAGGATGGCGGCGCTCTGGGCGATCACCTTCTTGCCGTCGACCAGGAAGGGGCACGCGAAGGGCGGCCGGGCGATCGACTCGTCCTCGAAGAAGCGCGTCATCGCGGGCACACCCTGCCCTCGCCCCTCGCCGCGCGCGACGTCGACATAGTCCGCGCCTGCGGCTTCCAGCGCGAGCCGCACGAATTCGCCGCGGCCCTGGATGCCTGGCCAATAGTGCAGCTGGTAGCTCATGCCGTCCTCACGCCTTCTTCGCCCTCTTGCGCGCGGCCGGCTTTTTCTTGCCGAGCCGGGTCATGTCCAGCTCGATCCAGGTGGGCGCGTGGTCGCTGGGCTTTTCGAGGTCGCGCACCCACCGGTCGACGTTCGCGTCCACCAGGCACGGCGCGAGCTCCGCGTTCAGCAGCAGGTGGTCGATGCGCAACCCGGCGTCACGCTCCCAGTGCTTCCGGAAGTAGTCCCAGAACGTGAAGATCGCCTCGTCCGGATGGAGATGGCGGATCGAATCGACCCAGCCCTGGTCGAGCAGGCGCTGGTAGCAGGCGCGGCTTTCCGGCTGC is a window of Caenimonas aquaedulcis DNA encoding:
- a CDS encoding glutathione S-transferase — protein: MSYQLHYWPGIQGRGEFVRLALEAAGADYVDVARGEGRGQGVPAMTRFFEDESIARPPFACPFLVDGKKVIAQSAAILLYLGPRLGLAGKSEADQLWTHQIQLTIADLVSEAHDTHHPVGAGLYYEDQKKEALRRAGEFRKERIPKFLRWFEAILERNPRNAKRKDPHLVGAKLSYADLSLFQAVEGLYYAFPKATKRAMKKAPLVGALHDGVARHRRIAAYLASERRIPFNEDGIFRRYPELDG
- a CDS encoding YgiQ family radical SAM protein produces the protein MNAPVDVSFFARAAKPITSYRKYWASRFGTAKFLPTTRAEMDALGWDSCDVIVVTGDAYVDHPSFGMAVIGRVLEAQGFRVGIIAQPDWQSAEPFKALGKPNLFFGVTAGNMDSMINRYTADRKIRSDDAYTPGDVGGKRPDRASLVYSQRCREAFNDVPIIMGGIEGSLRRIAHYDYWSDKVRRSILVDAKCDLLLYGNAERAIVEIAHRLAAKEPVQQITDVRGTAFFRRETPQGWIEIDSTQVDQPGRVEDHINPYLTTSDQAKAQGETCAKEEGTGAPAEAPHALTFVPNPRIKLNRDRTVIRLPSYDQVKGDPVLYAHANRVLHLETNPGNARSLVQAHGDRDVWLTPPPIPLTTAEMDYVFGLPYARSPHPRYADENGSHEHATKIPAWEMIRFSVNIMRGCFGGCTFCSITEHEGRIIQSRSEDSVIREIEEIRDRIPAFTGVISDLGGPTANMYRIGCKSPEIEAACRKPSCVYPGICSNLNTDHSALIHMYRRARALKGVKKILIGSGLRYDLAVQSPEYVKELVQHHVGGYLKIAPEHTEQGPLTKMMKPGIGSYDRFKAMFEKYSAEAGKKQYLVPYFIAAHPGTSDEDMMNLALWLKKNGFRADQVQTFYPSPMATATAMYHSGRNTLRKVRRTATDEDTVDIVRGERRRRLHKAFLRYHDANNWPLLREALKAMGRADLIGNGKHHLIPSFQPVTDGSYQSARRKNSTPLAARPASPAKGRLLTQHTGLPPRVTGSAKPPAKALRKPR
- a CDS encoding CHRD domain-containing protein, producing the protein MKKRHAVLRLAALAGALTLGLAGCAQMGMGSSMQVYKATLSGAQEVPANDSKGTGTAELRVDTKNNEMTWKVSFSGLSGPATAGHIHGPAPAGRNAGVLVPFAGVPNATSAEGKTSLTPAQMAELAAGNWYVNIHTAKHPGGEIRGQLQR
- a CDS encoding KGG domain-containing protein, yielding MQEIITTAAPQEQRRPRGFAAMSPEKKREIASLGGRAAHASGRAHQFSSEEARAAGKKRHQRAESPST
- a CDS encoding BON domain-containing protein codes for the protein MTMKKDDTLTLLLSFAAGAAVTWWAGSMLLAPRGTRLVPVSARPADDARLRKDVRARLDELVSHPRAIEVEVHEGEVRVSGQVLSGELDGLLVQLTRVPGVRRVRNALATLSDPSGFGESVSAV
- a CDS encoding beta/gamma crystallin family protein produces the protein MNFKLKAVLGAAAVVLGSQAMAQVTFYEHDGYRGRSFTTDQPVRNMSRAGFGDMASSVVVQRGRWEVCDQPRFEGNCMVLRRGSYASLRDMGMNDRVFSVRKVDDRRVYRNEAPEPVAVIPAPAPEFRRRPQERLFEAPISSVHAIVGPPNQRCWVERQAVTQGNQPNVGGAIVGGLLGGIIGHQIGGGSGRDAATGVGAVAGAAIGANTGGGSTVQGYNDVRRCENVASTTPAYYDVAYVFRGVEHHVQMTEAPSRQTVMVNDRGEPRQ
- a CDS encoding Ku protein, producing MAPSSTRTLWKGAISFGLVYIPVTLHSATEEHRLKFNLLDKRSMNPVGNQQVNKSTGKAMQKEDVVKGFEYEKDQYVVVTPEEIKAALPKSTQTIEIESFIDAGQIPSTYYNKPYYVAPAAKGNKPYLLLLETLRKTGKVGLAKVVISTRQHLAALFPAEDGLVLELLRWHDEVRDTAGLPLPKGDDAHVSPKELKMAEQLVTELADKWKPESFHDEFREKLEKVVEAKVKAGKGEHIVKPIEGEEMQSSADIIDLTELLRRSLRKGGGKGAANDEADEAEAETPARKPPSRRKAANDETPSRTRAAAAAKTKPRASASVKAKPRKKAA
- a CDS encoding MFS transporter; this translates as MSTQTLLAFACFFSGAALRVCDSLIPRLASDFQVTPGTAGQVIIGFAVAYGLMQLVFGPLGDRYGKARMVCVALFGCAAGAAACVFSPGFGFLVGTRMVWGMAAAGVVPLAMAWIGDAVPYAERQATLARLLTGTLSGMMAGQLAGGLFADSAAGWRGAFGTLAAGYAVVGLLVLVRVRSQVAAPASSHAAQPFGRQLASVLAMPWSRYVLIAALLEGMLLLGPLAFLPAYLHARFGITLSVASAAIALYAAGGLVYAMTARRIVQRFGERRMVATGGVLMGLGFAAWFASPWWQVAAPVALLVGFGTYLFHNTLQTHATQMAPQARGTAVSLFAFCLFTGQAAGVSVSGWVFDRLGAAPLLAVPAALLPLTGWWFARALRLRAERA
- a CDS encoding CsbD family protein: MNKDQVKGRLKEAAGEVQEHVGRVTGNDSQEAKGHAKEQAGKVQKNYGDAKDTVSDAADDIKSDLKSDIRRNDKI
- a CDS encoding DUF924 family protein, with translation MTSSPDKAWAPVLAFWREAGPSKWFKKDAAFDDRFRGAFLARHEAAARGELDGWAQSAEGALALLILLDQFPRNSFRGTPRMFATDGKARDIARQSLAAGWDVQVPPELRNFFYLPLMHSEALADQDRAVALTQALGGEHQRFALMHRDIIARFGRFPHRNAVLGRSTTQEEQRFLDEGGFAG
- a CDS encoding response regulator, which translates into the protein MSQNQQTESTKVPRILVVDDMPDNLFLMNGLFEDRYDVVQAASGKDALRVLMSANPPDMVLLDIMMPDMDGYEVLRRIRQHPPTANIPVIFLTALATHHDERLGLDLGAVDYLTKPVDPGQVVLRVDAHVRATERSRRIEALSEKLARHLPPQEWQALFHGDGTHGIEFESRQLTVLHAEQGEQRLWNERERESFAAEAEWLAMRHGGHVDHFIDGAAAIWFDDPAACVKMAMELQRSAQDLHVRMGIHTGVGEIGTFRCGFQVASTLVGPATRMAAQVAATAATGSIAVSPETYELVRDSVEADTSGCLLMEEYFHDSDLAQVSLTPAPQKGGHALSTFAGLGIL